One window from the genome of Nymphaea colorata isolate Beijing-Zhang1983 unplaced genomic scaffold, ASM883128v2 scaffold0507, whole genome shotgun sequence encodes:
- the LOC126409539 gene encoding NAD(P)H-quinone oxidoreductase subunit 5, chloroplastic-like: protein MVMERTYQYAWIIPFVPLLVTMLIGLELLLNPTATKNIRRIWAFPAVLLLSIVMVFSTKLAIQQINGSSIYEYLWSWSITSDFSLEFGYLIDPLTSIMSILITTVGILVLIYSDNYMSHDRGYLRFFAYMSFFNTAMLGLVTSPNLIQIHIFWELVGMCSYLLIGFWFTRPIAANACQKAFVTNRVGDFGLLLGILGFYLITGSFEFQDLFEIFNDSIINNNEMNSSFATLCAFLLFLGAVAKSAQFPLHVWLPDAMEGPTPISALIHAATMVAAGIFLVARLLPLFIAIPYIMNIISLIGVITVLLGATLALAQRDIKRSLAYSTMSQLGYIMLALGIGSYRAALFHLITHAYSKALLFLGSGSIIHSMEPIIGYSPTKSQNMVLMGGLTKYMPITKTTFFLGTLSLCGIPPLACFWSKDEILNDSWLYSPIFAI from the coding sequence atggttATGGAACGCACATATCAATATGCATGGATTATACCTTTCGTTCCGCTTCTAGTTACTATGTTAATAGGATTGGAACTCCTGCTTAATCCgacagcaacaaaaaatattcgTCGTATATGGGCTTTTCCCGCTGTTTTATTGTTAAGTATAGTTATGGTCTTTTCCACTAAGCTGGCGATCCAGCAAATCAATGGTAGCTCaatttatgaatatctatgGTCTTGGAGCATCACTAGTGATTTTTCCTTAGAATTCGGCTACTTGATTGATCCACTTACTTCTATTATGTCGATATTAATCACTACTGTTGGAATCCTGGTTCTTATCTATAGTGATAATTATATGTCTCATGACCGaggatatttgagattttttgcttatatgaGTTTTTTCAATACAGCGATGCTGGGATTAGTTACTAGTCCCAATTTGAtacaaatccatattttttgggaaCTAGTGGGAATGTGTTCCTATCTGTTAATAGGTTTTTGGTTTACCCGACCAATTGCAGCAAATGCCTGTCAAAAAGCGTTTGTGACCAATCGTGTGGGGGATTTTGGTTTATTATTAGGAATCCTaggtttttatttaataacaggTAGTTTCGAATTTCAGGATTTATTCGAAATATTCAATGATTCGATCATTAATAACAATGAGATGAATTCCTCATTTGCTACGCTTTGTGCCTTCTTATTATTCCTCGGTGCAGTTGCTAAATCTGCGCAATTCCCACTTCATGTATGGTTACCTGATGCTATGGAGGGACCCACTCCTATTTCGGCTCTGATACATGCGGCTACTATGGTAGCCGCAGGAATTTTTCTTGTAgctcggcttcttcctcttttcatagccataccttacataatgaatatcATATCTTTGATAGGTGTAATAACGGTACTATTAGGAGCTACCTTAGCTCTTGCTCAAAGAGATATTAAGAGAAGTTTAGCTTATTCCACGATGTCTCAATTGGGATACATTATGTTAGCTTTGGGTATAGGTTCTTATCGAGCCGCTTTATTCCATTTGATCACTCATGCTTATTCTAAAGCATTATTGTTTTTAGGGTCTGGATCAATCATTCATTCCATGGAACCCATTATTGGGTATTCTCCGACTAAGAGTCAGAACATGGTTCTTATGGGCGGTTTAACTAAATATATGccaattacaaaaacaactttttttttaggtacaCTTTCTCTTTGTGGTATTCCACCCCTCGCTTGTTTTTGGTCCAAAGACGaaattcttaatgatagttGGTTGTATTCACCGATTTTTGCGATA
- the LOC126409538 gene encoding NAD(P)H-quinone oxidoreductase chain 4, chloroplastic-like: protein MSDFYWLTIIVVLPISAGSLIALFPHRGNKVVRWYTICICLFELLLTTYVFCYHFKLDDPLIQLEEDFNWINIFDFHWRLGIDGLSIGPILLTGFITTLATSAAWPVTRNSRLFHFLMLAMYSGQIGSFSSRDLLLFFIMWELELIPVYLLLSMWGGKKRLYSATKFILYTAGGSIFLLMGVLGMGLYGSNEPTLNFETLANQSYPVALEIIFYLGFLIAYAVKSPIIPLHTWLPDTHGEAHYSTCMLLAGILLKMGAYGLVRVNMELLPHAHSIFSPWLMIVGTIQIIYAALTSLGQRNLKKRIAYSSVSHMGFIIIGISSITDAGLNGAILQIISHGFIGAALFFLAGTSYDRIRLRYLNEMGGIAILMPRIFTMFSSFSMASLALPGMSGFVAEFVIFLGIITSPKYLVMSKILITFVMAIGMILTPIYSLSMSRQMFYGYRLFNVPKSHFVDSGPREIFILMCILLPIIGIGIYPDFVLSLSVDKVETILSNYFHG from the coding sequence ATGAGTGATTTTTATTGGTTAACAATCATTGTTGTTTTGCCCATATCCGCGGGTTCCTTAATTGCTCTTTTCCCTCATAGAGGAAATAAGGTAGTTCGATGGTATACTATCTGTATCTGCTTATTTGAACTCCTTCTAACGACCTACGTATTCTGTTATCATTTTAAATTGGACGATCCATTAATCCAATTGGAAGAAGACTTTAACtggataaatatttttgattttcacTGGAGACTCGGAATCGACGGACTTTCTATAGGACCCATTTTATTGACAGGATTTATCACTACTTTAGCTACTTCAGCGGCTTGGCCAGTTACCCGAAATTCGCGATTGTTCCATTTCCTGATGTTAGCAATGTACAGTGGTCAAATAGGATCATTTTCTTCTCGAGACctcttactttttttcatcatgtggGAATTAGAATTAATTCCTGTTTACCTACTTTTATCCATGTGGGGAGGAAAGAAACGTCTGTACTCAGCTACAAAGTTCATTTTGTACACTGCAGGaggttccatttttctcttaatgggAGTTCTAGGTATGGGTTTATATGGTTCCAATGAACcaacattaaattttgaaacattagcTAATCAATCGTATCCCGTGGCAttggaaataatattttatttgggttTCCTTATTGCTTATGCTGTCAAATCACCGATCATACCTTTACATACATGGTTGCCAGATACCCATGGAGAGGCGCATTACAGTACATGTATGCTTCTAGCTGGAATCTTATTAAAAATGGGAGCATACGGGTTGGTTCGGGTCAATATGGAATTATTACCCCACGCCCATTCCATATTTTCTCCTTGGTTGATGATAGTAGGGACTATTCAAATAATCTATGCAGCTTTAACTTCTCTTGGTCAACgcaatttaaaaaagagaatagcCTATTCTTCCGTATCTCATATGGGTTTCATAATAATAGGAATTAGTTCTATAACCGATGCGGGACTCAATGGAGCTATTTTACAAATCATCTCTCATGGATTTATTGGTGCTGCACTTTTTTTCCTGGCAGGAACAAGTTATGATAGAATACGTCTTCGTTATCTTAACGAAATGGGGGGAATAGCTATACTAATGCCAAGAATCTTTACGATGTTCAGTAGCTTCTCAATGGCTTCTCTCGCATTACCAGGAATGAGTGGTTTTGTTGCagaatttgtgatatttttgggaATAATTACTAGCCCAAAATACCTTGTAATGTCAAAAATACTAATTACTTTTGTAATGGCAATTGGAATGATATTAACTCCTATTTATTCATTATCTATGTCACGCCAGATGTTCTATGGATACAGGTTATTCAATGTTCCCAAGTCTCACTTTGTGGATTCTGGACCACgagaaatctttattttgatgtGTATCCTTTTACCTATAATAGGTATTGGTATTTATCCAGATTTCGTTCTTTCACTATCAGTTGACAAGGTAGAAACTATTCTATCTAATTACTTTCATGGgtag
- the LOC126409537 gene encoding protein TIC 214-like, whose amino-acid sequence MILKYSLLGNLLLLWMNILNSVVMVGLYYGFLTTFSIGPSYLLLLRTRVMKEGSEKEVSATTAFIMGQFIVFISTYYPPLYLALSRPHTLTVLVIPYLLFHFLFFWNNKKSLFDYRSTHGNFIPNLSIQYVFLNNLIFQLFNHFILPSSTLTRLVDISMFRYNNKILFVTSSFFGWLIGHMLLMKCIGLVLSWPWEKMRSNALFRSNNYLMSKWRNSVSQIFSILLFIICICYLGRMPSPIITKKLKESSKGEEKNKTEEEGNVEIETVSKTNKIEQEEDRSVEEDLSISLEEEERWNLYKKIYETEEIWLNGKEEDEFDLKEKEKNELLWIEKSLLSLLFDYQRWNRPLRYIENDRFSNAVRNEMSQYFFNTCESDGKQRISFTYPPSLSTFFEMIQKKMSFRTAEKLPAEALSNEWVSTTKKQRDNLRNEFINRIEAIDKGSLILDVVEKRARLCNDEEEQECLPKFYDPLLNGPYRGTIKKGYLYSIRNDSTTSTRGSTKMAWINKIHGILFSKDYREFERELEHEIYKLDVKSLSTGIEDSSVSIGEFTEEAEEAEKSRTRFKQFAFGGEEKVFDMVRADPNDQKMSNLQIEEIKKKVPRWLYKLTSDLDFEEEEEEEEEEDDQEESTEDHGIRSRKAKRVVIYTDTDTDEDTNIINTNDNIINTTTDNIINTNDNINNTTDNISNTTDSNQEKNSDDQVEKGDQRGKGNGDQAKKKKGDQAKNGDQRGKGNGDQAEEHEMALIRYSQQSDFRRDIIKGSMRAQRRKTVTWEMFQTDVHSPLFFDRIDKTPLFSFDISRMMNLIFRNWMEEKSPKIQTSDYVGEGAKEKEKMEKEHEEEYKRKEDKRQEEERIAIAETWDNIIFAQAIRSSILVTHSILRKYIILPSLIIVKNIGRMLLFQFPEWYEDLTEWSREMHVKCTYNGVQLSETEFPKDWLTDGIQIKILFPFSLKPWHRKKLRSHHKDLRKKQKNFCFLTIWGMETEVPFGSPRKKPFFFEPINKTLEKKIRKVKKTGFFFLRIIKDNIKGFLKILNEKIRWIIKIVLFIKRKVKKLFFLVTRVYDPSQNEEPSQNEKDSKKIIHESPIIIVSGDWTNDSLIERKINDLADKTTKIWDQVEKIRKDKKKKPLTPDIEDIDISTNKGNFSNKRTESRKHIFQISKKRRSAPLISKWNSFMKSFIERIYMGILLCITNIYRINAQFFLDSTKNTLNGYTYNDEIKEKDTNETNPNIIPFISTVKSLSTYTTNISSDSNSPIYCDLSSLSQAYVFYKLLQTQVSNKYKSESIFHYYRTYPFIKDRIKDYFHDYFHTRGIFDSESKHKKLRNSGMSEWKNWLKSHYQYNFSHDKWSRLAPLKWRKKVNQHFTIKNNDSPKLGSYEEKDQLIHSGKKDYYKYKLDLLKSPSCEKKIKKHYRYDLLSYKYLNYEDVKDSNIYGSPLQVNRHGEISNYNTHKYKSFYATTINDSLEDKYTIDRDPNLDRKYLELRITNFYPRNNIETRTSTGIRTFINKKKKTTKTGTNKKDILYLYIRIHQEIQTKQKELFFDWMGMNEQMLDHTISNLRPWFLPEFVPLYDRYKTNPWIIPIKLLLFDFHGNKTSDLYIDPKVESNQKERFNPKPKVESNQKGYLELENGNRDEKERQHQGNLISDIRNQKKDVGANSAGSDIKKRRKKKKFKSKKEAELDLFLKKYFLFQLRWGDSFNQRMTNNIKVYCLLLRLMNPNEIAISSIQRGEMGLDVMLINKDLSLPELIKRGIFIVEPVRLSIKWDGISIMYQTIAISLTHKVQYQTNRGYQVKKHIDKNDLNGSIARHGGVRVNGDNNNYDLLVPEHILSPSHRRELRIISRFNYRNRNLVNKNPVFCNRAKTNAQGFEKFVNRDKHFDTDTNNSLKWKVFLWPTHRLEDLACMNRYWFDTNNGSRFSMSRIHMYKQFGIR is encoded by the coding sequence atgattttgaaatatagtctactcggtaatctattattattatggatgaatatattgaattcggtcgttatggtcggactttattatggatttctaaccacattttctataggtccctcttatctcttacttctaaGAACTCGGGTTATGAAAGAAGGGAGCGAAAAAGAAGTATCAGCAACAACTGCTTTTATTATGGGACAGTTCATAGTATTCATATCGACCTATTATCCGCCCTTGTATCTAGCATTGAGTAGACCCCATACACTGACTGTCCTAGTTATACcgtatcttttgtttcattttttgttcttctggaaCAATAAGAAATCCCTTTTTGATTATAGATCTACTCACGGGAATTTCATTCCTAACCTTagcattcaatatgtattcctgaataatctaatttttcaattattcaaccattttattttaccaagttcaaCATTAACCAGATTAGTCGACATTTCCATGTTTCGAtacaacaataagattttatttgtaacaagtagtttttttggctGGTTAATTGGTCACATgttattgatgaaatgtattGGCTTAGTATTATCTTGGCCATGGGAAAAAATGAGATCTAATGCACTTTTTAGATCTAATAATTATCTTAtgtcaaaatggagaaattctgtatctcaaatctttagtattctcttatttaTCATCTGTATATGCTATCTAGGAAGAATGCCATCACccattataactaaaaaactgaaagaaagttcaaaaggggaagaaaagaataaaactgaagaagaaggaaatgtagaaatagaaacagtttcgaaaacaaataagatagaACAGGAAGAAGATAGATCCGTGGAAGAagacctttccatttctttggaagaggaagaaaggtggaatctttacaagaagatatatgaaacagaggagatctggttgaatggaaaggaagaagatgaattcgacctgaaagagaaagaaaagaatgaacttttATGGATTGAAAAATCCCTTCTGTCTCTTCTTTTCGATTATCAACGATGGAATCGACCTCTGCGGTATATAGAAAATGATCGATTTTCAAATGCTGTAAGAAATGAaatgtctcaatatttttttaatacatgcgAAAGTGATGGAAAGCAAAGAATATCTTTCACATATCCACCTAGTTTGTCtactttttttgaaatgatacaaaaaaagaTGTCTTTTCGCACAGCGGAAAAACTACCTGCGGAGGCCCTCTCTAATGAATGGGTTTCGACcactaaaaaacaaagagataacTTAAGGAACGAATTCATAAATCGAATTGAAGCTATAGACAAAGGATCTCTTATCCTCGATGTGGTCGAAAAAAGAGCCAGATTGTGCAATgatgaagaggaacaagaatgCTTACCTAAGTTTTATGATCCTCTTTTGAACGGACCTTATcgtggaacaataaaaaaagggtatttatattcaattaggAATGATTCAACTACCTCCACACGGGGGTCTACCAAAATGGCTTGGATAAATAAGATTCATGGTATCCTTTTTTCCAAGGATTATCGAGAGTTTGAACGAGAATTGGAACACGAAATATATAAACTTGACGTAAAATCATTATCTACAGGCATTGAGGATTCATCAGTCTCAATTGGTGAATTTacagaagaagctgaagaagctgagaaatcaagaactcgtttcaaacaatttgcttttgggggagaagaaaaagtattCGATATGGTTAGAGCTGATCCGAATGATCAAAAAATGAGtaatcttcaaattgaagaaattaagaaaaaggttcCTCGATGGTTATACAAACTGacttctgatttggattttgaagaagaggaggaggaggaggaggaagaagatgatcaggAAGAATCCACAGAGGATCACGGGATTCGTTCAAGAAAAGCCAAACGTGTAGTAATTTATACTGACACTGATACCGATGAGGATActaatatcattaataccaatgataatatcatcaatactaccactgataatatcattaataccaatgataatatcaataataCTACTGATAATATCAGTAATACCACCGAtagtaatcaagaaaaaaatagtgatgaTCAAGTCGAAAAaggtgatcaaagaggaaaaggaaatggtgatcaagccaaaaagaaaaagggtgatcaagccaaaaatggtgatcaaagaggaaaaggaaatggtgatcaagcagaagaacatgaaatggcCTTGATACGTTACTCGCAACAATCAGATTTTCGTCGTGATATAATCAAAGGGTCGATGCGGGCTCAAAGACGTAAAACAGTCACTTGGGAAATGTTTCAAACAGATGTACActccccccttttttttgacagaatagacaaaacacctttgttttcttttgatatctcaaggatgatgaacctcatttttaggaattggatggaggaaaaaagcccaaaaatacAAACATCTGATTATGTGGGTGAAggggcaaaagagaaagagaaaatggagaaagaacacGAAGAggagtataaaagaaaagaggataaaAGACAGGAGGAGGAACGGATAGCAATAGCAGAAACTTgggataatattatatttgctcAAGCAATAAGGAGTTCCATATTAGTAACCCACTCGATTCTTCGAAAATACATCATATTACCTTCATTGataatagttaaaaatattggtcgtatgttattatttcaattCCCTGAGTGGTATGAAGATTTGACCGAATGGAGTAGGGaaatgcatgtcaaatgcacatataatgGTGTTCAATTATCGGAAACAGAATTTCCAAAAGATTGGTTAACAGACGGTATTCAGATAAAAATcctatttcctttctctctgaaaccttggcatagaaaaaaGCTACGATCCCATCATAAggatctaagaaaaaaacaaaaaaatttctgttttttaacgaTCTGGGGGATGGAAACAGAAGTCCCCTTTGGCTCTCCCCgaaaaaaacctttcttttttgaacccattaataaaacactcgaaaaaaaaattagaaaagtcaaaaagacaggttttttctttctaagaattataaaagacaacataaaaggTTTTCTAAAGATTCTCAACGAAAAAATAAGATGGATTATCAAAATAGttctatttataaaaagaaaagtgaagaaactcTTTTTCTTAGTGACGCGAGTCTATGACCCAAGTCAAAATGAAGAACCAAGtcaaaatgagaaagattccaaaaaaatcatccatgaaTCACCCATTATAATTGTATCCGGAGATTGGACAAATGATTcactgatagaaagaaaaattaatgatctggctgataagacaaccaaaatctgggatcaagtagaaaagattagaaaagacaagaaaaaaaaacctctaacTCCAGATATTGAGGATATAGATATTAGTACTAACAAGGgaaattttagtaataaaagaaCCGAATCacggaaacatatttttcaaatatctaaaaaaagaagaagtgccccattaatctctaaatggaactcttttatgaaatctttcattgaaaGAATATACATGGGTATCCTTCTATGTATCACTAACATTTACAGGAtcaatgcacaattttttcttgactcaacaaaaaatactttaaatggaTACACTTACAATgacgaaataaaggaaaaggatactaatgaaacgaatccaaatataattcCCTTCATTTCGACTGTAAAATCTCTTTCTACTTATACTACTAATATAAGTAGTGATAGTAATTCACCGATTTACTGCGActtatcttctttgtctcaagcctatgtgttttacaaattattgcaaacccAAGTTAGTAACAAATATAAGTCAGAATCCATATTTCATTACTACAGAACATATCCTTTTATTAAGGATAGAATAAAAGACTATTTCCATGACTATTTCCATACACGAGGAATATTTGATTCAGaatcaaaacacaagaaactgcGGAATTCTGGAATGAGTGAATGGAAAAACTGGTTAAAGAGCCATTATCAATACAATTTCTCCCATGACAAATGGTCTAGATTAGCACctctaaaatggagaaagaaagtcaaTCAGCATTTTACGATTAAAAATAACGACTcaccaaaattgggttcatatgaagaaaaagaccaattaATTCATTCCGGTAAAAAggattattataaatataaattggacTTATTGAAGAGTCCGAGttgcgaaaaaaaaattaaaaaacactacagatatgatcttttatcatataaatatcttaattatgAAGATGTGAAAGACTCCAATATTTATGGATCACCATTACAAGTAAACAGGCACGGAGAGATTTCTAATTACAatacacataaatacaaatCGTTTTATGCTACAACTATAAATGATAGCCTAGAAGATAAATATACAATTGATagggatccaaatctagatagaaaatatttggaattgagaatcaccaatttttaccctagaaacaatattgaaactagGACTAGTACGGGTATCAgaactttcattaataaaaaaaagaaaactactaagactgggaccaataagaaagatattctttatctttatatcagaattcatcaagaaatccaaacaaagcaaaaagagttattttttgattggatgggaatgaatgaacaaatgtTAGATCATACTATATCGAATCTGCGCCCTTGGTTCTTACCAGAATTTGTGCCGCTTTACGATCGATATAAGACTAATCCGTGgatcataccaatcaaattgcttctatttgattttcatggaaacaaaacaagcgatctttatatagatccaaaggtggaatctaatcaaaaagaaagatttaatccaaaaccaaaagtagaatctaatcaaaagggatatcttGAATTAGAGAATGGGAACCGGGACGAGAAAGAACGACAGCACCAAGGAAATCTTATATCTgatataagaaaccaaaaaaaagatgttGGAGCAAATTCCGCGGGTTCAGATATTAAGAAacgcagaaagaaaaagaaattcaagagcaAGAAGGAAGCGGAACtagacttatttttgaaaaaatattttctttttcaactccgATGGGGTGATTCTTTCAATCAAAGAATGACCAATAATATCAAGGTATATTGTCTACTGCTTAGACTTATGAATCCGAATGAAATTGCTATATCCTCTATTCAAAGAGGAGAAATGGGTCTAGATGTAATGCTGATTAATAAGGATTTGTCTCTTCCAGAATTGATAAAAAGGGGAATATTTATTGTTGAACCGGTTCGTTTGTCTATCAAATGGGATGGAATTTCGATTATGTATCAAACCATAGCTATTTCATTGACCCATAAGGTTCAGTACCAAACTAATCGAGGATACCaggtaaaaaaacatattgataaGAATGACTTGAATGGCTCGATTGCACGACACGGAGGAGTGCGTGTGAATGGGGACAATAATAATTATGATTTGCTTGTTCCTGAACATATTTTATCTCCTAGCCATCGTAGAGAATTGAGAATTATAAGCCGTTTCAATTACCGAAATAGGAACCTTGTGAATAAGAATCCAGTATTTTGCAATAGAGCTAAGACTAATGCGCAGGGGTTTGAGAAATTTGTAAATAGGGATAAGCATTTTGATACAGATACAAATAACTctctaaaatggaaagtgtttctTTGGCCCACTCATCGATTAGAAGATTTAGCCTGTATGAATCGTTATTGGTTTGATACCAATAATGGGAGTCGTTTCAGTATGTCAAGGATCCATATGTATAAGCAATTTGGAATTCGCTGA